taacatttttaaaaacgcTTCATTCCCTTAGCCTGCCGGCTTTCAGTGGTTGGAGGAAccctgtgtatgtctgtgtatctgtcctGTGCTAAATGACCACATTCTGACCATGGGCTTGCATCAGTATAGACTCAATAATCTTCCTCTGCTTTCATCCTTTCCTTCAGCTGCACTGATCTGTGACAGGTGACGGAGCCGTGCTAAGGTAAACTAATCAAGGCTGCTCAGCTGTTTGGTTCAGTGCAGCTGGAAGAGAGGCAGCCAGCAGAGAATAAAAATCACTCCATCTCTCCACCACCATCTATCTTTCCCTCCCTCAAGACCGGGCGTCTGTTTTTGACTTCACTATCGTGATCACGCTTGTTGCAGTTGCCGTTGCCACTTTCCCCGGTATAAGAGGACCAATGACTGAAGACGgcacccctccccctcctccaccacctccacctctgaCCCCGACCCCGACAGTGGGGCTCCGTGCCACAGTCCTGGCGAAGGTCTGTAACGCCTCGTACTTAGACCTCAGAGCGTCCAGCTCAACGCGCATCGAAGCGTTCTCATTGGCCAGTTTGTccacctcctgctgcagctgggCCTTCTGCTTCTCGAGCTCCTCCTTCTGGGTGACACGCTTCACCCGGCAGCTGGCTGCGTAGCCCCGGTTCTTCAGGGTGCGTCGCCGCTGTTTGAGTTGCAGGATCTCCTCTTTGGTGAGCCCTCTGAGGTGCTGGTTCAGCTCCCGCACAGACATGGTCACCAGCTCGTCGTCTGTGAGGCTGGTGCCATTCTCCCCCGGCTCTCGCTTCACCTGGAGAGGAAtatggaggaggtgaggagagagataaatacagacaaatatATACTAAACTACAGGGAACTCACTGTGAGACATGCATGCTCTTACCTTTAaggctttatttcctttgttagtCGTCGTCATACCACAAGAGCCTTGCTCTTCTGAACAGACCtatggagggagaggagagagagagagagagagctcagaaCATCAGCAGAGGGACATCATTAAATTAAACTTAAAGCCTAAAACCAATTCAAAGACCAATatgctttaaattaaaatgagaccatcatttataaataataaacaggATAAAAGTGTTCTTAAAGAGTGTGCCAATACCCAGCTGGACCAGTGGAGACACGGCAAATTGAAATCTACTGCTGTGTGAGCGCGTCTTAGTTTGGGTGTGTTTCACATTGTAGAGGAGTGAAAGTGACAAGAAACTTTTCTTAGAATTTccctgacttcctgtttcctgctggTTTCTCTGACGATGCCCACCACCTTTGTGTTGTTGAACAGTTATTGGCTGGTTTTGGGCCAATAGTAATGAAATGAACGTGAAAGAAGGGGAAGTGGTAAAATTTGTGGGAAGGACTCCAGGGGAAAACCAACTGTTAGAGACTTAGAAACCATACCTAAGACTGTAGAGACAGGGGGGAAAttagaaagacaaatataaaCCTACACCTACAAGGAGCTCAGATGAgggcaaaccaaaaaaaactgaTGTGCACAGTTTTTTTCCAAAGTGGAAACAAGAGACAAAAGGAGTCAACAGAGAGGGAGCCTGGAAGTGCAGAAGATGAGATCAGACCTTAGAGCACACAGCTCCACAGATGAGCATCTCTACAAGCTCAATGAGACGCTTTGTGTGGCCCTTGGTCTGGCTCTCATCTCttagacctgtgtgtgtgtatgtgtgcgcgtgagcgtgtgtgtgtgtgtgttcgataAAGTGCAGCTATTGTTGCCGCTGCTGAGCGATCATCATGAGACCAGTCATGATGACTCAGCAGATTCCTgatctcactctctcctccctcccctctatCTCTCCTCCCTGCCGAGCACATTTCTGCTATGCTCTGTCactttttaccccccccccccccccccctctgattTTACGACCCTCTAGTCCTTTTCTTAAAGGTGACAGTTTGCCCGTTATACAGCTGCAGATCGAGGAAAGCCTTCAGGGCACAAGAGGTTCAACAGGAGAACGTGCTTGTGTTGGATTGGCTGTCTAACAGACAGGGAAATTAAGTCGTCAAAGCATAAAAACACTGTCTTTTGAACCACACCAGCACACCTGATACTGCTGAATCTGAAGTTAAAGTAATTTGCTGATTAAAGACagcctttcttctttcttcatgCATTTCAACTCTCTGATGAATTTTGCTTAAAAAAGCAAGCGGCGCAGTTGGAAATAAGTTATATTTCTTTAGTCATTCACAAgttcagtcatttaaaaagctcCTTTGGATTAGTGATGACATTTCATTGACATGGGGGGCACAATGCACCTCCGTCTGCCTGTCTGTACAGTTGGGTGAGTGTTTGTGCAAGCACAAATCCTATTCAACTATAAATAGATATagatcaaagaaaaaacatacacTACAATcgtgcatgcacacactgtacatggtATGTACCGTAAGTGAAAATCCGTCATAAATCCTGTTCGATTCTGAAGAATGAAAGGAATGGGGTGTTCATTCCTGGAGCAATTGGCACTCTCTAATTGGTAAGGGTCAGTCATCTGTAATTTTTCCTTTCATTGTGCAAATACAGCGCTTCATGTACATCTGCAATCTTGCATTTTGTTTGGCTGCAGCCTCCCACAGCTGGAGGAGCAACATCACACAATAGATGGATCAAAGACATGAAGACAGGGGGGCTGGTGggggtggagaggagagggaaaacaTCGGGGGCAAAAAGGAGGCTGTTTTACTGCCAGGCACTGGTTTATTTCCCCTGTgcccaaacacccccccccccccccccatatccatctacatacaaacaaaaagaacGCTGGCAGCACATACACATTCCCCTGCCGCCATGCCAGTGGggcacaataaaacacacaagtaaAACGCTTGGCTGCAagtacacaaacatgcaaatggTGTTATGTTTAAAGTGCTTAACTATGCTTCATACATGCAGACACTAAGCGCGCTGTACATGCACGCTCAGACGTTTATACTCCAagaaacaattcaaatgttatggaatttttttgttgtcttagATAAAAGCAACTAACATGTGTAATCAATACGAACGCATATTTAGTAACTGACAGATCCCATCGTAATCTTATCCAACTAAATTAGACTTTTaaacttgaaataaataaatgctttggctcaaaaaaaaagatttctatCTGTGACTATGAGTGAGTCTTAGTCCTCAGCTGGTTAGGACTATAGTCCAGTTTCTGTTATTGGATGTAATACCGCTTGCATTTATTGGTTGTCAGTAGCAGTCGATCTGTATCTGATGCGTCGTGTTAATTCAATGCTGGCGGTCTTAAaggctgattcagagaagaggtgtTTTTATTGGGCAGGACATTTCTTGTATGAATGTTATTACAACAAATCTGCTtgcttatttgaaaaaaaaagacagaaagaatgaATGAAGAGAACATGGGTATCAGCAATCAGCTaaattgttgatttttaaacatCGGTATCAGACCTGATTTTCACAACCAGTGCATCCTTCATAATACGTTTACTCTCACTGAAAAGTTCGAAAAACTGTCATCCAGCCAGTCTGCTCCATTTTGTGCTTATTTTTTCTTACTCTAAAATTTGTCCTAAGTTTGATTACCAAAACTCATATCAATCAGCTTATTGTTTAAGCTtaaattgcacacacacacacacacacacacacacacacacacactatcgtAAGAGTTACAGGCCAAGAAGTAATTGTGGTGTTAGGAGTTTAAACTTGGAGAGTAAGACAGCACTTTAAGGTTTATTTCATCAAGGTTAGAAAACAACAAGCCAGACCTACACCACATACTATAGTGAACaagtttgtgagtgtgtgtgtgtgtgtgtgtgtgtgtgtgtgtgtgtatgtgtgtgttgtctgaacACTCAAGCTGTGTGTAAGTCACCCAGGTTAAAGATCATCTGCTGAGCAAAGGCATCACCATTCATCTTgggtgtacacacacatacacccacaccAACACAAAGTGCCAGAGGTGTCCTTCCCACAATGCTTTGGGGGTGGTCGTTGCAGTGTGGTCAATGCCACTGTCACTGTTGCTACAACAGACAGCTTTTTTGCTGCGGCAGGCTCTATTTTTTATGGAGCATCCAAAAGAATGCTGACAACTCAAGAGCAGAGCTGCTTACGGTTACAGtgaagaaacaacacacacacacacacacacacacacacacacattcaaacacatagAGGTGGGACAAGGGGGAcagagatggatggaggaggaggaggaggaggagaaggtgagaAATAGTGGAGATGAGTGAAACACAGGTGGTGGAGAAGAAAAGATAAGacagtgaggagaaaagaggatgaggagttAGTGAGATAGCAGGGTAAGGACAGAAAAGgtaagaaaggaggagaaaagggggggggggaggactgAAAGAATGCTGACGTCTCCAGAGCTGATTAGCGTTACAGCGGAGACATCACACCCACAACCGAGAAAAACGCTGAGTATGTAGGGAGGACGGGCTGGGGGGGGTGAAAGGGGGTGCAAATGACaagggagaaagaagagaagaaaaagagggaggcaAGTGAatagggaggaggagaaggaggagatgaggggGACAGAGGTGGGGATGGAGGGAGAAACAGGacggtggagggagggagagaggaggggagggaagaagaagagggggtgGGAAAGCGTTTGGGTGAAAATGCATCCTCAACACATTTGTAAGAGCTTAGCTGTTGGGTACTGGGGAGGGAtgaagggggagggagggagggaggaccAGGGGGGAGGAATGGATGGAGggggtataaaaaaaaaaaccctgaactCAGCAACGACCACGACTAAAACCTCCAATTAGAAAAGTTCTGAAGCTGATCCAGTGCAATGAAACTACTGCTgaccatccctctctctctctgtttccccttcaccctcctgctctctctctctctctctctctgtttcacacaaacaca
This window of the Labrus mixtus chromosome 2, fLabMix1.1, whole genome shotgun sequence genome carries:
- the mafgb gene encoding v-maf avian musculoaponeurotic fibrosarcoma oncogene homolog Gb; protein product: MTTTNKGNKALKVKREPGENGTSLTDDELVTMSVRELNQHLRGLTKEEILQLKQRRRTLKNRGYAASCRVKRVTQKEELEKQKAQLQQEVDKLANENASMRVELDALRSKYEALQTFARTVARSPTVGVGVRGGGGGGGGGVPSSVIGPLIPGKVATATATSVITIVKSKTDARS